A genomic segment from bacterium encodes:
- a CDS encoding CDP-glycerol glycerophosphotransferase family protein: MKNTVFLAVPNYVFATDLLRTRYIEYLASKYRVIVLTPFLGQNKADQYYQSADTVYVQRQLENPKFWSVFKFLRICWVNEFDYLASAQHFYKRPNYKNNWKRRLFRTIGLPFSRFLTVNFFTAIEAMVLPNSVFFRSLIKQYRPKLVITATPGFDPWEAEIILLSKRLGLSTVAVNFSWDNLTMNSKHIRKADFLIPWNGIMKHEAETIHNYPENQVFVSGTPRFDPYFKKEESEPTRADFIKSKGLDPKYPTVLYTTVTKAYPFQKKYIYDLIELRKKKVIPYVNIFVRLHPLDLPGNYTEFTGLPNFYIEMAGREVVPGRVEMNYQDLLNLKYSLKYTDLNINYASTISIEACIFDKPIINIGYLGVYALAYDFDHYRPIYQSGAIRLVKIDDDLPKLISLYLESPKLDSGHRKKIVDRYVEFIDGLSYKRSVDLLERCFLSQK, translated from the coding sequence ATGAAGAATACGGTGTTTCTGGCTGTGCCTAATTATGTTTTTGCTACTGATCTTTTGCGGACAAGATATATTGAATATCTTGCATCTAAGTATAGGGTTATAGTTTTAACTCCTTTTTTGGGTCAGAATAAGGCGGATCAATATTATCAATCCGCCGATACTGTCTATGTTCAGAGGCAGTTGGAGAATCCAAAATTTTGGAGTGTGTTTAAATTTTTAAGGATATGTTGGGTAAATGAATTTGATTATTTAGCTTCCGCTCAGCATTTTTATAAGCGGCCAAATTATAAAAATAATTGGAAGAGACGTTTGTTTAGAACTATAGGTTTACCTTTTTCAAGGTTTCTTACCGTGAATTTTTTTACGGCTATAGAAGCTATGGTTTTGCCGAATTCAGTTTTTTTTCGGTCGCTGATAAAACAATATCGACCGAAGTTGGTTATTACGGCTACTCCGGGTTTTGATCCTTGGGAGGCAGAGATAATTCTTTTGTCAAAACGCCTGGGTTTATCCACTGTGGCGGTTAATTTTAGTTGGGATAATTTAACCATGAATTCTAAACATATTCGTAAAGCTGATTTCTTGATCCCTTGGAATGGAATTATGAAACATGAAGCGGAGACAATCCATAATTATCCAGAGAATCAAGTTTTTGTTTCAGGCACACCGCGTTTTGACCCATATTTTAAAAAAGAAGAATCTGAACCAACTCGGGCCGACTTTATAAAATCGAAAGGGTTGGATCCAAAATATCCTACAGTTTTATATACTACCGTAACAAAGGCCTATCCTTTCCAGAAAAAATATATCTATGATTTAATTGAGCTTCGAAAGAAAAAAGTTATTCCCTATGTTAATATTTTTGTTCGGCTTCATCCATTAGATCTGCCAGGCAATTACACCGAATTTACGGGGTTGCCGAATTTTTACATTGAAATGGCTGGTCGAGAGGTGGTACCTGGACGAGTAGAAATGAATTATCAAGATCTTTTAAATTTAAAATATTCACTTAAGTACACTGATCTAAATATTAATTATGCTTCAACTATCTCTATTGAAGCCTGTATTTTTGATAAGCCAATTATTAACATTGGTTACTTAGGTGTTTATGCTCTGGCCTACGACTTCGATCATTATCGGCCAATTTATCAAAGTGGTGCGATTCGATTGGTTAAAATAGATGATGATTTGCCAAAACTAATCAGCTTATATTTAGAAAGTCCAAAATTAGATAGCGGCCACCGGAAGAAAATCGTTGATCGGTATGTTGAGTTTATTGACGGATTATCCTACAAAAGAAGTGTGGATTTACTAGAAAGATGTTTTTTATCGCAAAAATAA
- a CDS encoding GNAT family N-acetyltransferase translates to MVKIKIIKKAKERELVDINNLISQMSLTKVSPKHITMTEYKEMLNQEHLFFIVAVGKVSKNQEKIIGVLSVYFVKIPTGLIAWSEDLVIDKPYRKWGVGRLLMEVGIKLAHQKRARHLSLRTNPVREEANKLYQAMGFNLVETNFYRFNLFK, encoded by the coding sequence ATGGTAAAAATTAAAATAATTAAAAAAGCCAAAGAGCGTGAACTGGTGGATATCAATAACTTGATTTCTCAAATGAGCTTGACTAAAGTTTCACCTAAACACATAACCATGACAGAATACAAAGAAATGCTTAATCAAGAACATTTATTTTTTATAGTAGCAGTTGGCAAAGTTAGCAAAAATCAAGAAAAAATAATCGGTGTTTTGAGTGTCTATTTTGTAAAAATACCAACAGGTTTGATTGCCTGGTCAGAAGATTTAGTGATTGATAAGCCCTATCGGAAGTGGGGGGTAGGTCGTTTACTTATGGAGGTGGGCATAAAATTAGCCCATCAAAAAAGGGCTCGCCATTTGAGTTTACGTACTAACCCGGTTAGAGAAGAGGCTAATAAACTCTATCAAGCAATGGGGTTTAACTTGGTGGAAACCAATTTTTACCGATTTAACTTATTTAAGTGA